The following proteins come from a genomic window of Synechococcus sp. NB0720_010:
- a CDS encoding peptidase domain-containing ABC transporter, which produces MRALAQQLGCDHRRFPAGSVLQTSGSSPEVLLVVEGHCRLLDPDRWFGSHTVLRPESPYLCGALTLLNSDLGEELMASTDCEAIVLGTLPLDPKLEEAVLDHLRSGLSPSELPLIQKYIQGYGINVPEDQQTPEIYLRRWQILPTGDPPPKSEPKGPLIYADRSTKGFHYGQLVTSEAIRCFLGEEKPRVLIWSDAEHPKEEHSRRTAGLRPIDRGDAPTNAAPDSQTTALEQQQPSLAQQIRQLGFRPVGGGTAAECHTAVLTMLAQFYGLPMRRDNLRKAGHFLAASEQNLSLEKLVSVADQFGLAGRIVTFRAADASRLPTPAVILDPQQNPSLIIEANGSGLLILNPNTKAERLNGEVLSERFGSDLKAVTISAGRHTPQQRFGLSWVLPFLSRYKVGLVEVFISSFLAQLFALATPLLFQQIIDRVIGQGSVNALGGFAVVMVLLMVLELIFSNLRTFQFMEISNRVDISLGSAIISRLLRLNIRYFEKHPVGELASRLNELDKIRSFLTGTALTVVLDALFAMLYFGVMFFYSPILAGIILGSIPLLLLVILGLTPITQHLIRQRAEAYSRTQSYMVEVLNGIQTVKVQNSELTTRRNWEDRHLDGINKGFRSVLANTASSNALQLINKSSNILVITVGAWLVLQNQLTLGGLIAFRIISGYVTQPILRLAGTWQNFQEVSLAVERLGDLVNQPLETEDIEDANISMPPIEGTIRFDQVSFSYGATSGGQLSGVSLTIPKGSFTGLVGQSGCGKSTLLKLIPRLYEPSRGKVLIDGLDVSKVELYSLRRQLGFIPQDCLLFEGSIYSNIAVADPEAATDQVVEAARLACAHDFIMGLPYGYSTPVGEKGGGLSGGQRQRIALARMLLQNPNLMILDEATSALDVDTEQQVVRNLRSHAKGRTLLMITHRLSTLIHADQIVLMHNSRIDSVGTHEELMAQSGRYYALYQQQFGG; this is translated from the coding sequence TTGCGCGCTCTGGCACAACAACTGGGTTGTGACCATCGCCGATTCCCCGCAGGATCGGTCTTGCAGACCAGTGGCTCAAGTCCCGAAGTGCTGCTGGTGGTGGAAGGGCATTGCCGGCTGCTGGATCCCGATCGCTGGTTCGGCAGCCACACCGTGCTGCGACCGGAGAGTCCCTATCTCTGCGGTGCCCTGACCCTGCTGAACAGCGACCTGGGGGAGGAGCTGATGGCCTCCACAGACTGCGAAGCCATCGTGCTCGGCACGCTGCCCTTGGATCCAAAACTGGAGGAAGCAGTTCTAGATCATTTACGCAGCGGCCTCTCCCCGAGTGAACTACCGCTGATCCAGAAATACATCCAGGGCTACGGGATCAATGTGCCAGAGGACCAGCAGACTCCGGAGATCTACCTGCGGCGCTGGCAGATATTGCCCACAGGAGATCCACCACCAAAAAGCGAACCAAAAGGACCACTAATTTATGCCGATCGCTCCACAAAAGGGTTTCATTACGGACAGCTGGTCACATCGGAGGCGATTCGCTGCTTCCTGGGTGAGGAGAAGCCGCGCGTTCTGATCTGGAGCGACGCTGAACATCCCAAGGAAGAGCACTCCAGACGCACCGCCGGGCTACGACCGATTGACCGTGGGGACGCCCCGACCAACGCAGCGCCCGACAGCCAGACCACAGCACTGGAGCAACAGCAACCAAGCCTTGCTCAGCAGATCCGACAACTCGGGTTTCGCCCCGTGGGTGGCGGTACGGCGGCGGAGTGCCATACCGCTGTGCTCACGATGCTGGCCCAGTTCTACGGGCTACCCATGCGGAGAGACAACCTGCGCAAAGCAGGACATTTTCTCGCCGCCAGCGAACAGAACCTCAGCCTGGAAAAGCTGGTGAGCGTGGCGGATCAATTCGGGCTGGCCGGGCGAATCGTGACGTTTCGGGCTGCCGATGCCAGCCGTCTGCCCACGCCTGCCGTGATTCTGGATCCCCAGCAAAATCCGAGCCTCATTATTGAAGCCAATGGATCCGGCCTGTTAATTCTCAACCCCAACACCAAGGCTGAACGACTCAATGGTGAGGTCCTGAGCGAGCGGTTCGGTTCGGATCTAAAGGCTGTGACCATCAGCGCGGGCCGGCATACACCACAGCAGCGCTTTGGCCTGAGCTGGGTGCTGCCCTTCCTGAGCCGCTACAAGGTTGGACTTGTGGAGGTCTTCATCTCGAGCTTTCTGGCGCAACTCTTTGCCCTGGCGACACCACTGCTCTTTCAACAGATCATCGACCGGGTCATTGGCCAGGGTTCGGTGAATGCGCTCGGCGGCTTTGCGGTGGTGATGGTGCTGCTAATGGTTCTGGAACTGATCTTCAGTAATCTGCGCACCTTCCAGTTCATGGAGATCTCCAACAGGGTTGATATCAGCCTGGGCTCGGCAATTATTTCTCGCCTACTGAGGCTCAATATTCGCTATTTCGAAAAGCATCCCGTAGGCGAGCTGGCCAGCCGCCTCAATGAACTCGACAAGATTCGGAGCTTCCTTACTGGCACTGCACTCACGGTGGTCCTCGATGCACTGTTTGCGATGCTCTACTTCGGGGTGATGTTTTTCTACTCGCCGATTCTTGCCGGCATCATCCTTGGAAGTATTCCACTACTACTGCTAGTCATCCTTGGCCTGACACCGATTACCCAGCACCTGATCCGGCAGCGTGCTGAGGCGTACTCAAGAACCCAGTCCTACATGGTGGAAGTGCTAAACGGCATCCAGACCGTGAAGGTGCAAAACAGTGAGTTGACGACAAGGCGGAACTGGGAAGACCGGCACCTCGATGGCATCAACAAGGGATTTCGCTCGGTTCTAGCCAACACGGCCAGCTCCAACGCCCTGCAGTTGATCAATAAAAGCAGCAACATTCTGGTGATCACCGTGGGGGCATGGCTGGTTCTGCAGAACCAGCTGACACTGGGCGGTCTGATCGCGTTTCGGATCATCAGCGGCTATGTGACCCAACCGATCCTGCGCCTAGCTGGCACCTGGCAGAACTTCCAGGAGGTCTCTCTAGCCGTGGAACGGCTCGGGGATCTGGTGAACCAACCCCTAGAAACCGAGGACATCGAAGACGCGAACATCAGCATGCCCCCAATCGAAGGGACGATTCGCTTCGATCAGGTGAGCTTTAGTTACGGAGCCACCAGTGGCGGACAGCTGTCCGGGGTGAGCTTGACGATTCCCAAGGGCAGCTTTACGGGTCTGGTAGGGCAAAGCGGCTGCGGCAAGAGCACCCTGCTCAAGTTGATTCCCAGGCTCTATGAACCAAGCCGAGGAAAAGTACTCATTGACGGCCTGGATGTCAGCAAGGTTGAGCTCTACTCCCTACGCAGGCAGCTGGGATTTATTCCACAGGACTGCCTGCTATTCGAAGGTTCGATCTACTCCAACATCGCCGTAGCCGATCCGGAAGCCGCAACGGATCAGGTGGTAGAAGCGGCACGCCTTGCCTGTGCCCACGACTTCATCATGGGACTTCCCTATGGCTACAGCACTCCGGTTGGAGAAAAGGGAGGAGGTCTATCTGGTGGACAACGGCAACGGATTGCCCTGGCTCGAATGCTGCTGCAAAACCCCAATTTGATGATTTTGGATGAGGCCACAAGTGCCCTCGATGTGGATACAGAACAGCAGGTTGTGAGGAATCTTCGAAGCCACGCCAAAGGCCGCACCCTACTGATGATCACCCACCGACTCTCCACATTGATTCATGCCGATCAAATTGTCCTGATGCACAACAGCCGCATCGACTCCGTAGGCACTCATGAAGAATTAATGGCCCAATCAGGTCGCTACTACGCCCTTTATCAACAACAGTTTGGAGGCTAA
- a CDS encoding peptidylprolyl isomerase: MAINNSPIMNTAEPSTLTAESLLTALKDASSVELISLLFRFELAEPFLRQLKERALVFEHNNLSDPNKVAEDATKTYCSKHGLKNQEEQQQWCLQRGMSRADLISEAIHDWRRTELREQFCGNVESLYLRYKDNLDRVLYSLIRVDDAGLCRELFYAIEAGEISFGEAARLHSRGPEAKTQGIVGPVDLTTPHPEIAGRLRTAQAGQLIGPFEAAEWHTLLRLEYRFDSVYDAHTQNFLEEMNFKSRICGDLKTELQQLSSWLQGQFRDATHNGKCRCLARSGTTTGL, translated from the coding sequence ATGGCAATCAACAACTCGCCAATCATGAATACAGCAGAGCCTTCGACATTGACGGCCGAGTCGCTTCTTACAGCGCTGAAGGATGCCAGCAGTGTGGAGCTAATTTCACTGCTATTTCGCTTCGAGTTGGCAGAACCCTTCCTGAGACAACTCAAAGAAAGAGCCTTGGTCTTTGAACACAACAACCTGTCAGACCCCAATAAGGTTGCCGAAGATGCCACGAAGACATACTGCAGCAAACACGGTCTAAAAAACCAGGAGGAGCAGCAGCAATGGTGCCTTCAACGTGGCATGAGCAGGGCTGATCTCATCTCCGAGGCCATTCATGACTGGCGCCGCACAGAACTCCGCGAGCAATTCTGTGGCAACGTCGAATCACTCTACCTGCGCTACAAGGACAATCTAGACAGGGTGCTGTATAGCCTGATTCGCGTAGATGATGCGGGCCTCTGCCGCGAACTGTTCTATGCCATCGAAGCTGGCGAGATCAGCTTCGGTGAGGCGGCACGTCTCCATTCACGGGGTCCGGAGGCAAAAACGCAGGGCATTGTCGGCCCTGTTGACTTGACCACCCCCCATCCGGAGATCGCCGGCCGGTTGCGCACGGCTCAGGCCGGCCAGTTGATCGGCCCGTTTGAAGCCGCTGAGTGGCACACGCTGCTGCGCTTGGAGTACCGGTTCGACAGCGTATACGACGCACATACGCAAAACTTTCTCGAGGAAATGAATTTCAAGTCGAGGATCTGCGGCGATCTCAAGACCGAGCTGCAACAGCTCTCGAGCTGGTTGCAGGGTCAATTCCGTGATGCAACTCACAACGGCAAATGCAGATGCCTTGCGCGCTCTGGCACAACAACTGGGTTGTGA
- a CDS encoding putative Ig domain-containing protein, with translation MALTSDPLQTDSNFSASVDLQEPLTSPLSEPIETASDVMNTLGVLDSTPPVRSPEQFDQLDTAIAALGGEITTTTVPDQLTGPTEVSTPPLLQSAIGQDAFLTYQPLALQQRLVLEDRPFSLELQSLLPQAQNVEQLQILNQADGQPIDWLTYEWRLPDATLAEKVVIEGLFQDPLGDGMQLDVVVTDTRHAGLGLIGLELDLLWKSDAVELEQVNLTPSLPLFRDTGNLDAAAGSLSGLVAASLPSSGNGEILGDSWRESFAQLNYRLLTNGEEGPDLTIIPRNYPARGNAALSAEQVVVVDSQSRPIPVLFGLAQQAQVGEHRLLLQAIDNSGRAWEQTLLLNVLNVNDSPKAIAIDPIEILEDEAFTINLADAFQDDDVSVGDSLTYQLSRGAPEWLVLDERSGLLSGQASNSEVGHWQIGVEAQDQSGATTQQTVKLVVINTNDAPLWNGQPLPEIWVRQDRPFEIRLPEQSISDVDAGDQLSYSLDLQNAEQLASLLTIDAERGTISGLIPAGETQLLNIKLVATDLAGESAAVPLRLKVVDRDFNRSPYRIGPELEQIILQEGDTFQLDYGVLFQDDDILIGDQLRFEVDAPGWLEVDPQRNRLSGSTDNDSVGEHRIRLKAIDQAGALAEKRFLLQVENSNQAPFYLDGAFDERRILINSDVWLEARDLFGDLDQIHSDKLSFGLQKNRESNLVFDPDTGELRFSPGEGDQGLHRLTLTATDRSGAISLYQLNLDVITADQKGGTKQSRGEDNLLSIEPRLYLSGSGERIRTEQLGTLPAGTQLSMRVELTDQRQSSLNPGVIGLDLDLHWTGLQLRQPADRPLDESITAVFPLFRQVDPSRLNENRLRFSAASLPELGLGEALGDQPAETFLVLDFELTDPSAPIRLDLMLNEESAGGLGLAMADGSDAARQLEIKSLSAQTLIDRLIREGQEKANRVRGVGIRIVVETSPSQSPSLRGESASALQLDLSGPSGPETRTAQVPTLYVGRVGADLRGNDQPLLLTVTAAGHPAAPTDETEVPLSESALKRGRLRQGNEPDEQGREAMDTWQQRRRMETQQPDDFRSLLGNLLEFFQHPASLAGLVITMMTMPAGGERGLRSLLLKSKLGRAIQLQRRNPELKAAWHLRLYPVRGTPMPLQLLIEHGRISLQANQIHAPNTLLVTRELDQQASLWQLICSSSHPGALLADVSRMIERVLDHQEEDLNWGSWLDHLAWQRDPPANPQKRIQLQQLKQSLLLAQDIDQAMADALMVSELLNCQVQLGLMPQKG, from the coding sequence ATGGCACTCACAAGCGATCCTCTGCAGACCGACAGCAACTTCAGCGCCTCTGTTGATCTACAGGAGCCACTGACGTCACCGCTCAGCGAACCCATTGAGACAGCCAGCGATGTGATGAACACGCTGGGAGTTCTGGACAGCACACCTCCAGTCCGATCACCAGAGCAGTTCGATCAGCTGGATACAGCCATCGCGGCCCTTGGAGGAGAGATCACAACAACCACCGTCCCGGATCAACTGACAGGTCCCACGGAGGTCAGCACCCCCCCCCTTCTGCAATCAGCCATTGGCCAGGACGCGTTTCTGACCTATCAGCCGCTGGCGCTGCAACAGAGACTGGTGCTTGAAGACCGCCCCTTCAGCCTTGAGCTTCAGAGCCTGTTGCCGCAAGCGCAGAACGTGGAGCAGCTCCAGATCCTGAATCAGGCAGACGGTCAGCCCATCGACTGGCTGACTTACGAGTGGCGATTACCCGATGCCACCTTGGCGGAGAAGGTGGTGATTGAAGGCCTGTTCCAAGATCCCTTAGGCGATGGGATGCAGTTGGATGTGGTGGTCACAGACACGCGCCATGCAGGCCTCGGCCTGATCGGCCTGGAGCTGGATCTGCTCTGGAAGTCCGATGCAGTGGAGCTGGAGCAGGTCAACCTCACACCATCACTGCCGCTGTTTCGTGATACGGGCAACCTCGATGCAGCAGCAGGAAGCCTCAGTGGTCTGGTGGCCGCAAGCCTGCCCAGCAGTGGTAATGGTGAAATTCTGGGCGACAGCTGGCGAGAAAGCTTTGCTCAGCTCAACTATCGACTGCTCACGAATGGGGAAGAAGGGCCCGATCTCACGATCATTCCCCGCAACTATCCCGCACGCGGCAACGCCGCCCTCTCTGCCGAGCAGGTGGTGGTCGTCGACAGCCAGAGCCGACCCATTCCCGTGCTGTTCGGCCTTGCCCAGCAAGCACAGGTGGGAGAGCACCGACTGCTGCTGCAAGCCATCGACAACTCAGGTCGAGCGTGGGAGCAGACGCTGCTTCTCAACGTTCTCAATGTCAATGACTCCCCCAAGGCCATTGCAATCGACCCAATCGAGATCCTGGAAGACGAAGCATTCACGATCAATCTGGCCGATGCCTTCCAGGATGACGATGTCAGCGTCGGCGACAGCCTGACTTATCAGCTGAGCAGAGGAGCACCGGAATGGTTGGTGCTGGATGAACGAAGCGGCTTGCTCAGTGGGCAGGCAAGCAATAGCGAGGTGGGCCACTGGCAGATCGGCGTGGAAGCACAGGATCAGAGTGGAGCGACCACACAGCAGACCGTGAAGCTGGTGGTGATCAACACCAACGATGCGCCGCTCTGGAATGGGCAACCTCTCCCAGAGATCTGGGTCCGGCAGGACCGTCCATTCGAAATCAGGCTGCCGGAGCAAAGCATCAGCGATGTGGATGCCGGAGATCAGCTGAGCTACAGCTTGGATCTACAGAATGCTGAGCAGCTTGCTTCGCTGCTGACAATCGATGCAGAGAGGGGGACGATTAGCGGCCTGATTCCAGCAGGCGAAACACAACTGCTCAACATCAAACTGGTTGCCACCGATCTTGCCGGTGAGTCAGCAGCTGTGCCACTGCGACTCAAAGTAGTGGATAGGGATTTCAACCGCAGTCCATATCGGATTGGTCCAGAGCTGGAGCAGATCATCCTGCAGGAAGGGGATACATTCCAGTTGGATTATGGGGTGCTTTTTCAGGACGACGACATCTTGATTGGCGACCAGCTCCGGTTTGAAGTGGATGCTCCAGGATGGCTTGAAGTTGATCCACAGCGAAACAGACTTAGCGGTAGCACAGATAACGATTCAGTGGGCGAGCATCGCATCCGACTGAAGGCGATTGATCAAGCTGGAGCCCTAGCAGAGAAGCGTTTCTTGCTGCAGGTTGAGAATAGCAACCAAGCCCCCTTCTACCTGGATGGGGCGTTTGACGAGCGCCGCATCCTCATCAACAGCGATGTATGGTTGGAAGCCAGGGATCTATTTGGAGATCTCGATCAGATTCATAGCGACAAACTCAGTTTCGGCCTGCAGAAAAACCGCGAGAGCAACCTGGTTTTTGATCCTGACACCGGCGAACTGAGATTTTCACCAGGTGAAGGCGACCAAGGCTTACACAGACTGACCCTGACTGCAACGGATCGCAGTGGTGCGATCAGCCTTTATCAACTCAACCTCGATGTCATCACAGCTGACCAGAAGGGTGGCACGAAGCAGAGCCGCGGTGAGGACAACCTGCTCAGCATTGAACCCCGCCTCTATCTCTCAGGGAGCGGCGAGCGGATCAGGACGGAGCAACTTGGGACCCTGCCCGCTGGTACTCAGCTGTCCATGCGTGTGGAACTGACTGATCAGCGGCAGAGCAGCCTCAACCCAGGGGTGATCGGGCTTGATCTGGATCTGCACTGGACAGGTCTGCAGCTGAGACAGCCAGCCGATCGCCCCCTCGACGAATCGATCACTGCGGTCTTCCCTCTGTTTCGGCAGGTCGATCCAAGCCGTCTTAACGAGAACCGCCTGCGCTTCAGCGCTGCCAGCCTGCCGGAACTCGGCCTGGGTGAGGCGCTTGGTGACCAGCCTGCCGAGACGTTTCTTGTCCTTGATTTTGAGCTCACGGATCCATCGGCTCCGATCCGCTTGGATCTGATGCTCAATGAGGAGTCAGCGGGTGGACTGGGACTCGCCATGGCCGATGGCAGCGATGCAGCACGGCAACTGGAAATCAAGTCGCTCAGCGCTCAGACACTGATTGATCGATTGATTCGCGAGGGACAGGAGAAAGCCAACAGGGTCCGCGGTGTCGGCATTCGCATCGTCGTCGAGACGAGCCCATCGCAGAGCCCATCGCTGCGCGGCGAATCAGCCAGTGCTCTGCAGCTCGATCTATCAGGACCGTCTGGGCCAGAGACACGCACAGCACAAGTTCCGACCCTCTACGTCGGAAGAGTGGGTGCTGACCTGCGGGGCAACGACCAACCACTTCTTCTAACCGTGACAGCGGCAGGGCACCCGGCAGCACCGACGGATGAAACCGAAGTTCCTCTGAGCGAGTCAGCGCTGAAACGCGGACGCCTGCGGCAAGGCAACGAGCCTGACGAGCAGGGACGCGAAGCCATGGACACCTGGCAGCAGAGGCGGCGAATGGAAACTCAGCAGCCCGATGACTTCCGCAGCCTGCTAGGGAATCTGCTCGAGTTTTTTCAGCATCCAGCGAGCCTGGCGGGCCTCGTGATCACGATGATGACGATGCCCGCCGGTGGTGAGCGTGGTCTTCGCTCCCTGCTGCTCAAATCGAAGCTCGGCCGAGCGATTCAGCTGCAGCGGCGTAATCCCGAGCTGAAAGCTGCATGGCATCTGCGGCTTTACCCCGTTAGAGGTACTCCGATGCCACTTCAGCTGTTGATCGAGCACGGCCGCATCAGCCTGCAGGCCAATCAGATCCATGCGCCGAACACCTTATTGGTCACCCGTGAGCTGGATCAGCAGGCCTCTCTGTGGCAGTTGATCTGCAGCAGTAGCCATCCAGGCGCACTACTGGCTGATGTGAGCCGCATGATCGAACGCGTCCTGGACCACCAGGAGGAGGACCTGAATTGGGGCAGCTGGCTGGATCACCTGGCATGGCAGCGCGATCCGCCAGCCAACCCTCAGAAGCGAATCCAACTGCAGCAGTTGAAGCAATCGCTACTGCTGGCGCAAGACATTGATCAGGCCATGGCTGATGCCCTGATGGTCAGTGAACTCCTCAACTGCCAGGTGCAGCTGGGACTGATGCCTCAGAAGGGCTGA